In Pectinophora gossypiella chromosome 17, ilPecGoss1.1, whole genome shotgun sequence, one DNA window encodes the following:
- the LOC126374547 gene encoding UDP-glucose 4-epimerase-like, with protein sequence MPKLKTILVTGGAGYIGSHCVVDLLEAGHDVIAIDNFANAVGDEDGSPALRRAEEITGKTIVFYKADLLDKPQINDIFDKHKIDCVIHFAALKAVGESMQQPLLYYQNNLLGMLNLLEIMRAHDCYQMVFSSSCTVYGEPEFVPITENHPTGSITNVYGRTKYFIEEMLKDLSAADKKWNIIALRYFNPVGAHPSGLIGEDPTKEFTNLMPFMAQVALGKKPVLTVFGNDYNTPDGTGVRDYIHVMDLASGHVAALNLLAGNHIGLKVYNLGTGKGVSVKELVDIFESVTGTKIPLKYVDRRLGDITALWADASLAKEELGWSTRYSIEEMCTDFWRWQTMNPDGYPKKNKTTVIVNGKS encoded by the exons ATGCCGAAATTAAAAACTATTCTCGTAACGGGTGGAGCGGGCTACATTGGCAGCCATTGCGTGGTGGATCTGCTGGAAGCCGGACATGACGTCATTGCGATAGACAACTTTGCAAACGCAGTAGGTGATGAAGATGGATCCCCGGCATTGAGACGAGCTGAAGAGATCACGGGAAAGACGATCGTGTTTTACAAAGCGGACTTACTGGATAAACCCCAGATTAACGACATTTTTGACAAG CATAAAATTGACTGCGTAATCCACTTTGCGGCGTTGAAAGCTGTCGGAGAATCGATGCAACAACCACTTCTATACTACCAGAACAATCTACTTGGGATGCTCAACTTACTAGAG ATTATGCGTGCACATGATTGCTACCAAATGGTGTTTTCGTCATCCTGCACGGTGTATGGCGAGCCAGAATTTGTGCCGATCACGGAGAATCACCCTACAGGCAGCATCACTAACGTCTACGGGAGAACTAAGTATTTTATCGAAGAGATGCTGAAAGATTTGAGTGCTGCTGATAAG AAATGGAACATAATAGCGCTCCGGTACTTCAACCCGGTGGGCGCGCACCCGTCAGGACTAATAGGCGAGGATCCCACCAAGGAGTTCACCAACCTGATGCCCTTCATGGCGCAGGTGGCTCTGGGCAAGAAACCGGTTCTGACCGTCTTCGGCAACGATTATAATACTCCTGATGGAACTG GTGTACGAGATTACATTCACGTGATGGATCTGGCCAGCGGGCACGTAGCAGCGCTAAACTTACTCGCTGGCAACCATATCGGTCTtaaa GTATATAACTTGGGGACCGGCAAAGGCGTATCTGTCAAGGAGTTGGTCGACATTTTCGAGAGCGTGACAGGCACCAAGATCCCGTTGAAGTACGTGGATAGAAGACTTGGCGACATCACGGCGTTGTGGGCTGACGCTTCCCTCGCCAAGGAGGAGCTCGGATGGAGCACGCGGTACAGCATTGAGGAGATGT GCACCGACTTCTGGCGATGGCAGACGATGAACCCAGACGGGTACCCCAAGAAGAACAAGACCACCGTCATTGTCAATGGGAAGAGTTAA
- the LOC126374548 gene encoding N(6)-adenine-specific methyltransferase METTL4 isoform X1, translating to MSILFKSNHCCVIDHSDYILNLYKKIVVSEQETETFALDLKLFSIKSENKSSNRKRKHSSEDAQIEFIFLQLSVKTKFENLLKEIPEEIKTNLHRKYNLLDTPAVRDLSKRYFEATVFDHIGINGGNNSDRPLKCKIKEEYFLIPHKSRFFCGSITEQCEKLNGSKFDIVIADPPWWNKFIRRLKNANDKLSYKMMYNEDIASIPVKNLLAPNGLVAVWCTNSPSSITAVKDLIFPSWGVEYVAMWHWMKVTIDLEPMCAFGMGCKKQPYERLMIGKVGQLEKVPEIMFMSVPSALHSHKPPLLDLLQPYINVENPQVLELFARYLLPDTTSVGYEPLKWQHISLYQNVS from the exons ATGAGTATATTATTCAAAAGTAATCATTGTTGTGTAATAGATCACTCAGATTATATTCTTAAcctatacaaaaaaattgtggtATCTGAGCAAGAAACTGAAACCTTTGCGCTTGATCTAAAGTTATTTTCGATAAAATCCGAAAACAAATCATcaaacagaaaaagaaaacacagTTCTGAAGATGCGCAGATTGAA tttatttttttacagttatcagtaaaaactaaatttgagaatttattaaaagaaataccCGAAGAGATTAAGACAAATTTACacagaaaatataatttattagatACACCAGCTGTGAGAGACCTTTCGAAGCGATATTTTGAAGCGACTGTATTTGATCACATAGGAATAAATGGTGGTAACAATTCAGATCGGccattaaaatgtaaaattaaagaAGAGTACTTTTTAATACCACATAAATCAAG ATTTTTCTGTGGGTCAATAACGGAACAATGTGAGAAATTAAATGGATCTAAGTTTGACATAGTGATTGCTGATCCTCCTTGGTGGAATAAGTTTATACGGAGGTTAAAGAATGCCAATGATAAACTAAG CTACAAAATGATGTATAATGAAGACATAGCGTCTATACCAGTCAAAAACCTCCTTGCCCCGAACGGCCTTGTGGCTGTATGGTGTACCAACTCTCCGAGCAGCATCACAGCTGTTAAGGACCTGATCTTTCCATCATGGGGAGTGGAGTACGTAGCAATGTGGCATTGGATGAAGGTTACTATAGATTTGGAACCTATGTGTGCCTTTGGAATGGGATGTAAGAAACAGCCATATGAGAGACTGATGATTGGCAAAGTTGGACAGCTGGAGAAAGTTCCAGAGATCATGTTTATGAGTGTTCCAAGTGCATTGCATTCTCATAAGCCTCCTTTACTGG atttaCTACAACCTTACATAAATGTAGAGAATCCTCAAGTGCTGGAATTATTCGCAAGATACCTCCTGCCCGACACAACCAGCGTAGGCTATGAACCTTTGAAATGGCAACATATATCACTGTATCAGAATGTTAGCTGA
- the LOC126374548 gene encoding N(6)-adenine-specific methyltransferase METTL4 isoform X2: protein MSILFKSNHCCVIDHSDYILNLYKKIVVSEQETETFALDLKLFSIKSENKSSNRKRKHSSEDAQIELSVKTKFENLLKEIPEEIKTNLHRKYNLLDTPAVRDLSKRYFEATVFDHIGINGGNNSDRPLKCKIKEEYFLIPHKSRFFCGSITEQCEKLNGSKFDIVIADPPWWNKFIRRLKNANDKLSYKMMYNEDIASIPVKNLLAPNGLVAVWCTNSPSSITAVKDLIFPSWGVEYVAMWHWMKVTIDLEPMCAFGMGCKKQPYERLMIGKVGQLEKVPEIMFMSVPSALHSHKPPLLDLLQPYINVENPQVLELFARYLLPDTTSVGYEPLKWQHISLYQNVS from the exons ATGAGTATATTATTCAAAAGTAATCATTGTTGTGTAATAGATCACTCAGATTATATTCTTAAcctatacaaaaaaattgtggtATCTGAGCAAGAAACTGAAACCTTTGCGCTTGATCTAAAGTTATTTTCGATAAAATCCGAAAACAAATCATcaaacagaaaaagaaaacacagTTCTGAAGATGCGCAGATTGAA ttatcagtaaaaactaaatttgagaatttattaaaagaaataccCGAAGAGATTAAGACAAATTTACacagaaaatataatttattagatACACCAGCTGTGAGAGACCTTTCGAAGCGATATTTTGAAGCGACTGTATTTGATCACATAGGAATAAATGGTGGTAACAATTCAGATCGGccattaaaatgtaaaattaaagaAGAGTACTTTTTAATACCACATAAATCAAG ATTTTTCTGTGGGTCAATAACGGAACAATGTGAGAAATTAAATGGATCTAAGTTTGACATAGTGATTGCTGATCCTCCTTGGTGGAATAAGTTTATACGGAGGTTAAAGAATGCCAATGATAAACTAAG CTACAAAATGATGTATAATGAAGACATAGCGTCTATACCAGTCAAAAACCTCCTTGCCCCGAACGGCCTTGTGGCTGTATGGTGTACCAACTCTCCGAGCAGCATCACAGCTGTTAAGGACCTGATCTTTCCATCATGGGGAGTGGAGTACGTAGCAATGTGGCATTGGATGAAGGTTACTATAGATTTGGAACCTATGTGTGCCTTTGGAATGGGATGTAAGAAACAGCCATATGAGAGACTGATGATTGGCAAAGTTGGACAGCTGGAGAAAGTTCCAGAGATCATGTTTATGAGTGTTCCAAGTGCATTGCATTCTCATAAGCCTCCTTTACTGG atttaCTACAACCTTACATAAATGTAGAGAATCCTCAAGTGCTGGAATTATTCGCAAGATACCTCCTGCCCGACACAACCAGCGTAGGCTATGAACCTTTGAAATGGCAACATATATCACTGTATCAGAATGTTAGCTGA
- the LOC126374630 gene encoding UDP-glucose 4-epimerase-like, whose amino-acid sequence MPNYTNLKEEGIFLREHSKSVRALHSTVNSNRIPEVDDQLIQDTFGGRKVLSRTTQKNKIPKFKSILVTGGAGYIGSHCVVVLLESGYDVIVIDNFSNAVEDEAGSPALKRAEEITGKKVVFYKADLLNKAQINDIFEKHKIDCVVHFAGLKAVGESMQKPLLYYKNNQFGTLNLLEIMRSHDCYQMVFSSSCTVYGEPEFLPITENHPTGNVTSVYGRTKYFIEEMLKDLSAADKKWNIIALRYFNPVGAHPSGLIGEDPTKEFTNLMPFMAQVALGKKPVLTVFGNDYNTPDGTGVRDYIHVMDLASGHVAALNLLANKRIGLKVYNLGTGKGVSVKELVDIFESVTGTKIPLKYVDRRLGDITALWADASLAKEELGWSTRYSIEEMCTDSWRWQTMNPDGYPKKNKTTVIVKEGRQRDVLSRYLR is encoded by the exons ATGCCTAATTATACGAATTTAAAGGAAGAAGGAATCTTCCTCAGAGAACATAGTAAATCAGTCCGCGCATTACACAGTACCGTGAATTCAAACAGAATACCTGAAGTAGATGATCAGCTCATTCAAGACACTTTTGGAGGCCGTAaagtattaagtag aacaacacaaaaaaacaaaattccgAAATTCAAATCGATTCTCGTAACTGGAGGAGCGGGCTACATTGGCAGCCATTGCGTGGTGGTTCTGCTAGAATCCGGATATGACGTCATTGTTATCGACAACTTCTCGAACGCTGTAGAAGACGAAGCTGGATCCCCAGCGTTGAAGAGAGCTGAAGAAATCACGGGAAAGAAGGTCGTGTTTTACAAAGCCGACTTGCTGAATAAAGCCCAGATAAACGATATTTTTGAAAAG CATAAAATTGACTGCGTAGTCCACTTCGCGGGATTGAAAGCTGTTGGAGAATCAATGCAGAAACCACTTCTATACTACAAGAATAATCAATTTGGAACGCTCAATTTACTAGAG ATTATGCGTTCACATGACTGCTACCAAATGGTGTTTTCATCGTCATGTACTGTGTACGGAGAACCAGAATTTCTGCCCATCACAGAGAATCACCCTACAGGCAACGTTACCAGCGTCTACGGAAGAACCAAGTACTTCATCGAAGAAATGTTGAAGGATTTAAGTGCTGCTGATAAA AAATGGAACATTATAGCGCTCCGGTACTTCAACCCAGTGGGCGCGCACCCGTCAGGGTTAATAGGCGAGGATCCCACCAAGGAGTTCACCAACCTGATGCCCTTCATGGCGCAGGTGGCTCTGGGCAAGAAACCGGTTCTGACCGTCTTTGGCAACGATTATAATACTCCTGATGGAACTG GTGTACGAGATTACATTCACGTGATGGATCTGGCCAGCGGACACGTAGCAGCGCTAAACTTACTTGCCAACAAACGTATCGGTCTCAAA GTATATAACTTGGGGACCGGCAAAGGCGTATCTGTCAAGGAGTTGGTAGACATTTTCGAGAGCGTGACAGGCACCAAGATCCCGTTGAAGTACGTGGATAGAAGACTTGGCGACATCACGGCGTTGTGGGCTGACGCTTCCCTCGCCAAGGAGGAGCTCGGATGGAGCACACGGTACAGCATTGAGGAGATGT GCACCGACTCCTGGCGATGGCAGACGATGAACCCAGATGGGTACCCCAAGAAGAACAAGACCACAGTCATCGTCAAGGAAGGAAGACAACGAGATGTGTTATCACGCTACTTACGTTAA